GTCGACACCGCCGTCATCGCGCTCTGGCTCGGCCATGCCGACCTCCGCTCAACGAACGTCTACCTGCAGGCCGACATGACAACCAAACAAAGAGCACTCGAGCTGACCAAACCAGACTCAACACCGCCAGGGCGCTACCAGCCCCCCGACGCAGTGCTGGCGTTCCTCGAAAGCCTGTAACTACTTGCCCCTGAAATAGTGGTTGGGTTGGCCGGTTTGAGCGGTGAACTGCCCTCGTGGTGAGGGGTGTTCGGGTTGGTAGGCGCGGCCGGTCAGAGCGGCGTGGATGATGTTCGGGGTCGTGACCTTGGGGTGGGTCAGTGGGTGAGGCCGGCGATCTTGACCAGGTTGTGGGACAGGACGCCCCATCCGCACCAGATCCGTGCGCCTTCGAGTCCGCGGTTGCGGGCTCGTTCCCAACCGTGTTGCCGTTTCAGGGTGGCTATGCGCCCTTCGGAACCGGTGCGCCACTTGACCAACTCGACGAACCGGTCCTCGGATTGGGCGTCGCGGCGCGCAGTGCCGGGTTGACCTTTGCGGGGAATCGCCACCAGGTCGACACCGAGATCTTCGAGCTGGGTGTCGACCGATGCGAGGCCGTAACCGCGGTCTGCTGTGACAGCATCAGGAGTTGCTCCGACCGCTGCGATGATCCTCTCGATCGCCGGTCCGAGGCGGGGGCCGTCGGGTGGGATCCCCGCTTCGAGTTCGTAGTCCAACACGATCCCGTCTGGGTTGTCGGTGACTTGGCCGGTGTAACCAAACTGGGTCGGCTTCGCAAGGGATCCTTTCCGGATCGGGCGTGCGTCACCGTCGAAGAGCGACACCCGTCGTGTCTTCGACTCCGGCATGACTCCAGCGAGCCGGAGCCGTGTCTGAGCGATGATCTGTTCGACCGCGTCGATGAGATGTTCGAGATCGGCGAGCATTGAGCGCAGACGTCGCACCGGCCGATCCTCGACTCGTTTGGCGTTCTTCAGGACCCGTTTGGCCTGTGCCACCACCGATTCGGCCAGATCGGCCAGCTCGCCGGTGACCGCCAACACCTCGCCTTTGGCTTCGGCTGTGCGCTTGCGGAGCTTGGAGGCAACCCGGTGTGCGTGACGTCGG
The window above is part of the Candidatus Microthrix parvicella Bio17-1 genome. Proteins encoded here:
- a CDS encoding ISNCY-like element ISMipa1 family transposase, whose product is MSFSVGVGRFACGNPTRDDGSDHRSEALKIGAIIVLRTVCPQPTLWESMLPPEALVMAPELVSVDRLLDDPRFFEPFRGWFDPDFGRPSIPMETFLRLMFLKYRYRLGFETLCAEVSDSLSWLRFCRIPLGQRAPHPSTLMKITKRIGPSTIEELNVALVGKAVEAGVVDVCWLRADTTVVPADIKYPTDSGMLTKGCASLARLVGRIRDVGVAPRTAFDDPTEAARRHAHRVASKLRKRTAEAKGEVLAVTGELADLAESVVAQAKRVLKNAKRVEDRPVRRLRSMLADLEHLIDAVEQIIAQTRLRLAGVMPESKTRRVSLFDGDARPIRKGSLAKPTQFGYTGQVTDNPDGIVLDYELEAGIPPDGPRLGPAIERIIAAVGATPDAVTADRGYGLASVDTQLEDLGVDLVAIPRKGQPGTARRDAQSEDRFVELVKWRTGSEGRIATLKRQHGWERARNRGLEGARIWCGWGVLSHNLVKIAGLTH